Genomic window (Enterobacteriaceae bacterium 4M9):
GGCCAAAATCATCACGTGGCAAAAAGCAGGCTTCATGCGCCCAGTACTCAAAAATATCACCGCGCGCCAGCGCTTCCTCCAGCCAGAGCTGAGGGTAGTCACCAAGACGGCTGAACAACACAAGATAAGGGCTGCGCGCCACCACGTTAATGGTGTCGATTTGCAGCAAAGACATGCGGGAAATAGCGGCCGGTACATCCTGCTCACGCGCTCGGCGGCGCGGTTTTTGCAGCAGCCCCTGGGCTGCGAGATGAAGATGGCGGGCAGCGCGCAGTGAGAGTTGAGGAATGGGCACAGCATCTCCTGAAGGCCGATGCGCGGTCGGCCAGCAAGACGATAAGAAGCTGCGCCTTAGCGCGTCAGCGCAATGATTTCGGTGAGCAGATTTTCTGCCTGCGGGCCGTGCATATCAGCCTCAACCGGGAGATACCACCAGTTTTCACGGGCAAAACTGCGGCATTTCACCGCATCTTTCTCGGTCATCAATAGCGTTTGACCCGGCTGGTAATAGCCAACAACCTGCGCCTCGCTCAACGCCTGGTGATCGGCTAACGCGACAGTTTTCTCAGGCGTCAGTCCGCACTCATCAAGCGTGGCGAAAAAACGTGGCGGATGACCAATACCGGCCATGGCGACCACATGCGTAAGTTCAGCAACCGCACACTTTTCACCGCTCAATAGATTGACGGCAAGGCCCGGGCGCAAACGCATCGCGATTTCACCAGCCCTGGCAACGCCGCCGGTGGCAATTACTGCATCAACGGTTTTCAATCGTCCGGCACGTTCGCGCATGGGACCTGCGGGCAGCCACCAGCCGTTGCCAAAGCGGCGCACGCCATCAACCACCACGATTTCTTTATCACGCGCCAGCGCATAAT
Coding sequences:
- the lpxK gene encoding tetraacyldisaccharide 4'-kinase; its protein translation is MIERIWSGQSALWRLLLPLSWLYGLVSGAIRLSYRLGLRKAWRAPVPVVVVGNLTAGGNGKTPVVVWLVEQLTRRGIRVGVVSRGYGGKAERYPLVLNGATSTAQAGDEPVLIYQRTGAPVAVAPVRSAAVQALLAAHDVQVVITDDGLQHYALARDKEIVVVDGVRRFGNGWWLPAGPMRERAGRLKTVDAVIATGGVARAGEIAMRLRPGLAVNLLSGEKCAVAELTHVVAMAGIGHPPRFFATLDECGLTPEKTVALADHQALSEAQVVGYYQPGQTLLMTEKDAVKCRSFARENWWYLPVEADMHGPQAENLLTEIIALTR